One part of the Humulus lupulus chromosome 9, drHumLupu1.1, whole genome shotgun sequence genome encodes these proteins:
- the LOC133800388 gene encoding uncharacterized protein LOC133800388 encodes MASSGDNSSPVGVTDPLPQATQFTQQVLVVQQWNRFSNSLSSSLTIKLDRANFLAWKSQVVPTVIGHDLDENFFSDISPPPKLVNGENNPVFFQWRHKDHLLLSWLRSSMTEGVLGTVSSYNSSYAMWKALEQKFSSQSKARLLQLKTIAGHSITDLDMILHLLNVLGPKFDSIVFGITSRSDTLSVTSRIS; translated from the exons ATGGCTTCTTCCGGCGACAACTCGTCTCCAGTTGGGGTCACTGATCCTCTGCCTCAGGCTACTCAATTCACTCAACAAGTTCTTGTTGTCCAACAATGGAATCGTTTCTCTAATTCTCTGTCCTCGTCTCTTACTATCAAGCTCGATCGAGCTAATTTTCTTGCTTGGAAGTCCCAAGTTGTCCCTACTGTCATCGGTCATGATCTGGACGAGAACTTTTTCAGTGATATCTCTCCACCTCCCAAGCTTGTCAATGGTGAAAACAACCCTGTGTTTTTTCAATGGCGGCATAAAGATCATCTACTTCTCTCATGGCTTCGATCGTCCATGACCGAAGGTGTTCTTGGTACTGTTTCGAGTTACAATAGCTCCTATGCTATGTGGAAAGCTCTTGAACAGAAGTTCTCTAGTCAGTCCAAAGCAAGATTGCTCCAACTCAAAA CTATTGCTGGACACTCGATCACTGATCTTGACATGATTCTTCATCTCCTTAATGTTCTTGGTCCGAAGTTTGACTCTATTGTTTTTGGAATAACTTCTCGAAGTGATACGTTATCTGTAACATCTcgaatttcctaa
- the LOC133801380 gene encoding L-type lectin-domain containing receptor kinase IV.1-like, with the protein MSGKPMKVWVEYDAVKKQMNVTLAPAEAVKPQKPLLSLTKDLSSIINDTMYIGFSSATGTIFSSHYVLGWSFKINGVAQELDFSKLPQLPRVGPEPISKLLAIGLPVICSSLAALVIFSLVYFIRRKRKFAELLEDWELEYGSHRYKYKELYMATEGFKDKDLLGRGGFGIVYKGVLPSKTEIAVKRVAHESKQGMREFVAEIASLGRLRNRNIVPLLGYCRRKGELLLVYEYMPNGSLEKYLYDKPKTTLNWNQRFRVIKGVASGLCYLHHQWEQVVIHRDVKASNVLLDGELNGRLGDFGLARLYDHESDPQTTQIAGTIGYLAPEHARTGKATTSSDVFSFGAVLLEVACGRRPIERRGTKTEEMILVDWVFSCWSRGRIIEAMDSNLIESDSSVLGEEVELVLKLGLLCSHSEPEVRPSMKQVVSFLERHVPLPDLSTLGVTAAGLTFAHREGSGDFTASYQSSATGLTQALSSSEAESLLFCGR; encoded by the coding sequence ATGAGTGGTAAACCGATGAAAGTATGGGTCGAATATGACGCTGTTAAGAAGCAGATGAACGTGACTTTAGCTCCGGCCGAAGCTGTTAAACCCCAGAAACCGCTTTTGTCTTTGACCAAAGATCTTTCATCGATCATAAATGACACCATGTATATAGGTTTTTCTTCCGCAACAGGCACTATATTTAGTAGTCATTATGTTCTGGGTTGGAGCTTTAAGATTAATGGGGTAGCTCAAGAGCTCGACTTCTCCAAACTTCCACAGCTTCCTCGGGTTGGACCTGAACCAATATCCAAGCTTTTGGCAATTGGGTTACCTGTGATTTGTTCGAGCTTGGCAGCTCTAGTGAtctttagtttagtttatttcatcagaagaaaaagaaaatttgCAGAGCTACTTGAAGATTGGGAACTCGAATATGGATCCCATAGGTATAAATACAAAGAATTGTATATGGCGACGGAGGGTTTCAAGGACAAGGATTTATTGGGTAGGGGAGGATTTGGTATAGTGTATAaaggagtattaccctctaaaacAGAGATTGCTGTGAAAAGAGTCGCTCACGAATCAAAACAGGGTATGAGAGAATTTGTTGCTGAAATCGCCAGTCTCGGCCGGCTCCGGAACCGGAATATTGTACCCCTTTTGGGCTATTGTCGCAGGAAAGGTGAGCTTCTTTTAGTCTACGAGTACATGCCCAATGGCAGCCTAGAAAAATACCTATACGACAAACCAAAAACAACACTAAATTGGAACCAAAGATTTAGGGTCATAAAGGGAGTTGCCTCTGGTCTATGCTACCTCCACCATCAATGGGAACAAGTCGTCATCCACCGTGACGTGAAGGCCAGTAACGTACTACTTGACGGCGAGTTAAACGGACGGTTAGGAGACTTTGGTTTAGCTAGATTGTACGACCACGAAAGCGATCCACAAACAACCCAAATCGCTGGCACAATCGGCTACCTCGCCCCTGAGCATGCCCGAACCGGAAAGGCCACAACAAGTTCCGACGTCTTCTCATTCGGAGCTGTCTTGCTCGAAGTGGCATGCGGACGACGACCCATTGAGCGGAGAGGAACGAAGACGGAGGAGATGATTTTGGTGGACTGGGTTTTCTCTTGTTGGAGCAGAGGTAGGATTATCGAGGCCATGGATTCGAATCTGATAGAATCAGATTCTAGCGTATTAGGGGAGGAAGTGGAGTTGGTATTGAAACTGGGGCTGTTGTGTTCACATTCGGAACCGGAGGTCAGACCGAGCATGAAGCAAGTGGTGTCTTTTTTGGAGAGACATGTGCCTTTACCGGACTTATCGACGCTCGGGGTGACGGCTGCGGGGTTGACCTTCGCGCATAGAGAAGGGTCTGGTGATTTTACGGCGTCGTATCAGTCGTCTGCTACGGGTCTCACTCAGGCTTTGTCTTCTTCTGAGGCCGAATCACTCCTCTTTTGTGGGCGATGA